TCTCAACCACGGAAGCACGGAATAATTTTTTTGTAGTAGCGAGGTTTCCTCGCTATTTGGTTTTAACGACAGGTTAAAAGTTATTATGACAGCAAGAGTTAGATTTATTTTGGTGATTTTTAGTTCGGTAGTCGCAATTTCAGGGCTTACTTTTTTGCAAAAAAAATGGGAAATATACAGATATAAAAAACGTATCGCTGAAATAGAAGATACTTATAAATCTGCATTTGAATTAAATAAAGAACGAAAATATACACAGGCAAAATTGCGATTTGAGAAAGCACTCGGTCTGTCACCTAATTATATTGATGCGCCTGATGCACATTTTTGTGTCGCACAAATCTATATATTAGAATCTGACTATACATTAGCAATAAGACATTA
The nucleotide sequence above comes from Elusimicrobiota bacterium. Encoded proteins:
- a CDS encoding tetratricopeptide repeat protein, which encodes MTARVRFILVIFSSVVAISGLTFLQKKWEIYRYKKRIAEIEDTYKSAFELNKERKYTQAKLRFEKALGLSPNYIDAPDAHFCVAQIYILESDYTLAIRHYTEIIEKFANSNKANDSLYTTGIIYKNFIGNHKKAHQIFKEYCKKYPNDKRAKKLKRFMK